One genomic region from Polycladomyces subterraneus encodes:
- the metX gene encoding homoserine O-acetyltransferase MetX translates to MGLEQTTPSSDRRGCFLLKKERKRVVASVDTVTKKTVAVGPVALECGETLQDVHIAVETVGRLSADRDNVVLVCHALTGDAHAVGDEREPGWWDGLIGPGRYIDTNRYFVVTTNVLGGCNGSTGPSSINPATGRPYGSAFPPVTIRDMVHVQYRTLQELGIDRVHTIVGGSMGGMQVLEWGILYPEAVANLIPIATTTALSPMAIAYNDIGRQAIMSDPDWQGGDYYPGPGPKKGLAIARMVGMVTYRTDALFHQRFQRRLQTEVPEWSRDATFQVESYLRYQGEKLVNRFDANSYLCLLKAMDTHDVGRGRGGMASALSKIRSRVLIIGIEEDRLFQIEEQRTLFRELRALGKDTQLWEIQSPYGHDAFLIEYEKMGPAIRQFLEG, encoded by the coding sequence ATGGGATTGGAGCAGACGACACCCTCTTCTGATCGAAGAGGGTGTTTCCTTTTGAAAAAGGAGAGAAAACGCGTGGTAGCCAGCGTCGATACGGTGACAAAGAAAACGGTGGCCGTGGGGCCGGTAGCGTTGGAATGCGGGGAAACACTGCAGGATGTGCACATCGCGGTGGAGACAGTGGGGAGACTGTCGGCGGACCGGGACAACGTCGTTTTAGTTTGTCACGCGTTGACAGGAGATGCGCATGCCGTCGGGGATGAACGGGAACCGGGCTGGTGGGACGGATTGATCGGGCCTGGTCGTTATATTGACACCAACCGGTATTTTGTCGTCACCACCAATGTACTCGGTGGTTGTAATGGCAGTACGGGTCCGTCATCCATCAATCCGGCCACGGGGCGGCCCTATGGTTCGGCTTTTCCCCCGGTCACCATTCGGGATATGGTCCATGTGCAATATCGTACGCTTCAGGAATTGGGCATCGATCGGGTTCATACCATCGTCGGCGGTTCCATGGGGGGAATGCAGGTACTGGAATGGGGCATCTTATACCCTGAAGCGGTGGCGAATCTGATCCCCATCGCCACCACAACCGCGTTGTCCCCCATGGCCATCGCCTACAACGACATCGGACGCCAAGCCATCATGTCCGATCCGGACTGGCAGGGAGGCGATTACTACCCGGGGCCGGGGCCGAAAAAAGGGCTGGCTATCGCCCGGATGGTCGGAATGGTCACCTATCGGACGGACGCATTGTTCCATCAGCGGTTCCAACGCCGTTTGCAGACCGAGGTACCGGAATGGTCCCGGGACGCAACATTTCAAGTGGAAAGCTATCTGCGCTATCAGGGAGAAAAGCTGGTTAACCGGTTTGATGCCAACAGCTATTTATGTCTGCTCAAAGCGATGGACACGCATGATGTGGGCAGGGGACGCGGCGGAATGGCGTCCGCGCTGTCAAAGATCCGCTCTCGCGTGCTGATCATCGGCATTGAGGAGGATCGGTTGTTTCAAATTGAGGAGCAACGGACACTGTTTCGGGAATTACGGGCGCTAGGAAAAGATACGCAACTGTGGGAAATTCAATCCCCGTACGGCCATGATGCGTTTTTGATCGAATATGAAAAGATGGGACCGGCAATCCGGCAGTTTTTGGAGGGGTAG
- a CDS encoding succinate dehydrogenase cytochrome b558 subunit — protein sequence MSNHSSFFNRRLHSLLGVIPVGFFLVEHLLTNYFATRGPAVFQEKVEWIWNLPFLLALETVFIYLPLLYHALYGLHIAFQAKNNVVNHGTFRNYMFMLQRVTGVITLIFVGWHVWESRIQVALHHWTPHELTVMMHQILSNNVNFGLYLIGVVAAVFHFSNGIWSFLVSWGITVGPRAQYVSTWVCAVIFLVVSYIGISALFAFHNPEFLNQLAQR from the coding sequence ATGAGCAATCACAGCAGTTTCTTCAACCGTCGGCTGCACTCGTTACTGGGTGTCATTCCGGTGGGCTTTTTTTTGGTCGAGCACTTGTTGACGAACTATTTTGCGACCAGAGGCCCCGCTGTTTTCCAAGAAAAAGTGGAGTGGATCTGGAATCTGCCGTTCCTGCTCGCCCTGGAAACGGTGTTTATCTACCTGCCGCTCTTGTATCATGCGCTGTACGGCCTGCACATCGCGTTCCAGGCGAAAAACAACGTGGTGAATCACGGCACGTTCCGCAACTACATGTTCATGTTGCAACGGGTTACCGGTGTCATCACGCTCATTTTCGTGGGATGGCATGTATGGGAATCGCGGATTCAGGTGGCTCTGCACCACTGGACACCGCATGAGTTGACAGTAATGATGCACCAGATCCTCAGCAACAACGTCAATTTTGGATTGTACCTGATTGGGGTTGTCGCTGCTGTCTTCCACTTCAGCAACGGGATTTGGTCGTTTTTGGTCAGCTGGGGCATTACAGTCGGGCCGCGTGCACAGTATGTATCCACTTGGGTATGTGCGGTCATTTTCCTGGTTGTGTCGTACATCGGCATCAGTGCCCTGTTCGCATTCCACAATCCGGAGTTTTTGAACCAGTTGGCGCAGCGTTAA
- the sdhA gene encoding succinate dehydrogenase flavoprotein subunit — protein MNEKIIIVGGGLAGLMAAIKTAEAGANVELFSLVPVKRSHSVCAQGGINGAVNTKGEGDSPWEHFDDTIYGGDFLANQPPVKAMCEAAPGIIYLMDRMGVPFNRTPEGLIDFRRFGGTKHHRTAYAGATTGQQLLYALDEQVRRWEVAGRVTKYEHWEFLKVILDDEGRCRGIVAQNLRSHEIKAFLADAVILATGGLGMIFGKSTNSMINTGSAASAVYQQGAYYANGEFIQVHPTAIPGDDKLRLMSESARGEGGRVWTYKDGKPWYFLEEMYPAYGNLVPRDIATRAIFKVCVDMKLGINGENMVYLDLSHKDPKELDIKLGGIIEIYEKFMGEDPRKVPMKIFPAVHYSMGGLWVDYNQMTNIPGLFAAGECEYQYHGANRLGANSLLSCIFGGMVAGPKAIEYVRGLEKSAEDLPSTLYESIVKDEEAKYEQLLKMDGTENAYKLHQELGQWMTDNVTVVRYNDRLLKTDEKIQELMERYQNINMSDTSKWSNQAVSFTRQLWNMLQLARVITLGAYHRNESRGAHYKPEFPDRNDEEWLKTTKAKFTADGPAFEYEPVDISLIKPRPRRYDVAKEEAAKQ, from the coding sequence ATGAACGAGAAAATCATTATTGTGGGTGGCGGCTTGGCTGGTCTGATGGCTGCCATCAAGACGGCGGAAGCGGGGGCCAATGTCGAGTTGTTCTCGCTCGTACCGGTGAAACGTTCCCACTCGGTATGTGCGCAGGGCGGCATCAACGGTGCGGTCAACACCAAAGGGGAAGGTGACTCGCCGTGGGAACACTTTGACGACACGATCTACGGCGGGGACTTTTTGGCCAACCAACCCCCGGTTAAAGCGATGTGTGAAGCGGCGCCGGGCATCATTTACCTGATGGACCGGATGGGAGTACCGTTCAACCGGACGCCGGAGGGATTGATCGACTTCCGCCGTTTCGGGGGAACCAAACACCACCGTACCGCTTACGCCGGGGCGACTACGGGGCAGCAATTGCTCTATGCGTTGGACGAGCAAGTTCGTCGCTGGGAAGTGGCCGGCCGGGTCACCAAGTACGAGCACTGGGAATTCCTGAAGGTGATCTTGGACGATGAAGGTCGTTGCCGCGGGATCGTGGCGCAAAACTTGCGCAGTCACGAGATCAAGGCCTTCCTGGCTGACGCTGTGATCCTGGCGACGGGCGGCTTGGGCATGATCTTCGGCAAATCGACCAACTCGATGATCAACACCGGTTCGGCGGCAAGCGCGGTGTATCAGCAAGGCGCCTATTACGCCAACGGGGAGTTCATCCAAGTACACCCGACCGCCATCCCAGGCGATGACAAATTGCGCCTAATGTCCGAGTCCGCGCGGGGAGAAGGCGGGCGTGTCTGGACCTATAAAGACGGAAAACCGTGGTACTTCCTCGAGGAAATGTACCCGGCATACGGCAACCTGGTACCGCGGGATATCGCCACGCGTGCCATCTTCAAGGTATGCGTGGACATGAAGCTCGGGATCAACGGGGAAAACATGGTTTACCTCGATCTGTCCCACAAAGATCCCAAAGAGCTGGACATCAAATTGGGTGGTATCATCGAGATTTATGAGAAGTTCATGGGTGAAGACCCGCGCAAAGTGCCGATGAAAATCTTCCCGGCAGTGCACTACTCGATGGGTGGATTGTGGGTCGACTACAATCAGATGACCAACATCCCCGGGTTGTTTGCCGCGGGTGAGTGCGAATATCAGTACCATGGCGCCAACCGTCTCGGGGCCAACTCGCTTCTGTCGTGCATCTTTGGCGGCATGGTGGCCGGACCCAAAGCGATCGAATATGTGCGCGGATTGGAAAAATCGGCGGAAGACCTGCCGTCCACGTTGTATGAGTCCATTGTCAAAGACGAGGAAGCCAAATACGAACAGCTGCTCAAGATGGATGGCACCGAAAACGCCTACAAACTGCATCAGGAGCTGGGTCAATGGATGACCGACAACGTGACGGTCGTTCGGTACAATGACCGCCTGTTGAAAACGGACGAGAAAATTCAAGAGCTGATGGAACGCTATCAAAACATCAATATGAGTGACACCAGCAAATGGAGCAACCAAGCCGTCTCCTTCACCCGCCAGTTGTGGAACATGCTGCAATTGGCCCGGGTGATTACGCTGGGGGCTTACCACCGAAATGAAAGCCGCGGTGCTCACTACAAACCCGAGTTCCCGGATCGGAACGACGAAGAGTGGCTGAAAACGACCAAGGCCAAATTTACCGCGGACGGACCGGCTTTCGAATACGAACCGGTCGACATTTCGTTGATCAAACCGCGTCCGCGCCGGTATGACGTGGCGAAAGAGGAGGCGGCGAAACAATGA
- the sdhB gene encoding succinate dehydrogenase iron-sulfur subunit, with protein MSEQQTVHLIITRQDGPDSKPYKEEFRIPYRKNMNVISALMEIQRNPVNADGKETTPVVWESNCLEEVCGACSMVINGRPRQACTALIDHLEQPVRIEPMRTFPVVRDLIVDRSRMFDTLKRVKAWIPIDGTYDLGPGPRIPETVRQWRYELSKCMTCGVCLEACPNVNSRSKFMGPFVAGQVALFNSHPTGEMNKDERLEALMGEGGLQECGNSQNCVQSCPKGIPLTTAIAKMNREGTKMLFRKWLSV; from the coding sequence ATGAGTGAACAACAAACCGTACACCTGATCATCACCCGGCAAGACGGACCTGATTCCAAACCGTATAAGGAAGAGTTCCGCATCCCATACCGGAAAAATATGAACGTCATTTCCGCGTTGATGGAAATCCAGCGCAACCCGGTCAACGCGGATGGCAAGGAAACCACACCAGTCGTGTGGGAATCCAACTGTTTGGAAGAAGTGTGCGGTGCCTGCTCCATGGTGATTAACGGACGTCCCCGACAAGCGTGCACCGCTTTGATCGATCATCTCGAGCAACCGGTACGGATTGAGCCGATGCGCACCTTCCCGGTCGTTCGTGACCTGATCGTGGATCGGAGCCGCATGTTTGACACATTGAAACGGGTGAAAGCGTGGATTCCGATCGACGGTACTTACGATCTGGGGCCGGGACCGCGCATTCCGGAAACGGTACGCCAATGGCGATACGAGCTGTCCAAGTGTATGACGTGCGGGGTTTGTTTGGAGGCTTGCCCCAACGTCAACAGCAGATCCAAGTTTATGGGACCGTTCGTGGCTGGTCAGGTGGCATTGTTTAACTCGCATCCGACGGGCGAGATGAACAAGGACGAACGTCTGGAAGCGCTGATGGGTGAAGGCGGATTGCAGGAATGCGGCAACTCGCAAAACTGTGTGCAATCCTGCCCCAAAGGCATTCCGTTGACTACCGCCATCGCCAAAATGAACCGTGAAGGAACCAAAATGTTGTTCCGCAAATGGTTGTCGGTATAA
- a CDS encoding DUF1002 domain-containing protein, with product MKKTWLRNIGLGILSVFLFTWILPSVASADAVVGETVVTLGQDLTPQERQAILNEMNVPNDVKIIEVTNAEEHQYLGKYMSEATIGSRALSSAKITLTDAGSGIKVQTHNITTITNAMYANALITAGVKDADVYVTAPKPVSGTAGLTGILKAFEVATGTKISEEQKQVANEEIVRTADLAKQIGSEKATEFMLKLKEEVAKQQPQTPEDFRNIVVNVAGDLNINLTNQQINQLTQFTQNLSNLNINWDNVSNQLKNFQDQFQQVLNSKEAQGFFAMLVDWFWKLVDWIQSQFQ from the coding sequence ATGAAGAAAACTTGGCTGAGAAACATCGGCCTCGGCATTCTGAGTGTATTCTTATTTACTTGGATTCTCCCGTCTGTCGCGTCTGCCGACGCCGTGGTGGGAGAAACAGTCGTCACGCTGGGACAAGACCTCACTCCGCAGGAGCGCCAAGCTATTCTCAATGAAATGAACGTGCCCAATGATGTCAAGATCATCGAAGTCACCAATGCGGAAGAGCACCAATACCTCGGAAAATACATGAGTGAAGCGACCATCGGTTCGCGGGCGCTCTCTTCCGCGAAAATCACGCTGACGGACGCCGGGTCCGGTATCAAGGTGCAAACGCACAACATCACCACGATTACCAACGCGATGTATGCGAATGCTTTGATCACCGCAGGCGTCAAAGATGCAGACGTGTATGTCACCGCACCGAAACCGGTGTCGGGCACGGCCGGTCTGACTGGTATCCTGAAGGCGTTTGAGGTGGCCACCGGTACCAAGATCAGCGAAGAGCAAAAACAAGTTGCCAACGAGGAAATCGTGCGCACTGCGGATCTGGCCAAACAAATCGGCAGTGAAAAAGCGACCGAATTCATGTTGAAATTGAAAGAAGAAGTGGCCAAACAACAACCGCAGACACCGGAGGATTTCCGGAACATCGTCGTCAATGTGGCTGGTGATCTCAACATCAACCTGACCAACCAACAGATCAACCAGCTCACCCAGTTCACGCAAAACTTGTCCAACCTGAACATCAACTGGGACAACGTATCTAACCAGCTGAAAAACTTCCAGGATCAATTCCAGCAAGTCCTTAACTCCAAGGAAGCGCAAGGCTTCTTCGCCATGTTAGTTGATTGGTTCTGGAAATTGGTCGATTGGATCCAATCACAGTTCCAGTAA